In one Echinicola marina genomic region, the following are encoded:
- a CDS encoding DivIVA domain-containing protein: MYMKITPLEIRQKSFEKNFRGYDKDEVSSFLVSLSQEWEKEMDEKRELKIKLDQVEKESAKLREVEDSLFKTLKAAEDTGASMIEQANKTAELILKEAQMNADAMISEAKSKARNIIDEADGRAKNIVEDLKAEVNSLVESYEDLLAQREIVVRNLKNLATDSLENVKQSQEDIKRINLEVHTKAVKELSRQMPNFKSEEEKAVSMPREKSHTFVIETKKEESPAPIEALEQHEEVNAVENEPVTESQEPTNEEEQDTSSNEVQVKDEVPNEADETSKYKESILPEKKEEKPEITENKKTSGSFFDQFD, encoded by the coding sequence ATGTATATGAAAATAACACCATTAGAAATTCGCCAAAAATCCTTTGAGAAAAATTTTCGTGGATACGATAAAGATGAAGTAAGCTCTTTTTTGGTTTCTCTTTCTCAGGAATGGGAAAAAGAAATGGATGAGAAAAGGGAGTTGAAAATCAAGCTTGATCAGGTAGAAAAGGAATCTGCCAAACTCAGGGAAGTAGAGGATTCGCTTTTTAAAACCTTAAAGGCCGCGGAAGATACTGGTGCCAGCATGATCGAGCAGGCCAATAAAACGGCAGAACTCATTCTCAAAGAGGCGCAGATGAATGCTGATGCCATGATCTCTGAAGCGAAATCCAAGGCAAGGAATATTATAGATGAGGCAGACGGCAGGGCTAAAAATATCGTAGAAGACTTGAAAGCAGAGGTCAATTCTCTTGTGGAAAGTTATGAAGATTTATTGGCCCAGAGGGAAATTGTTGTGCGAAATTTGAAAAACTTGGCTACAGATAGTCTTGAAAATGTAAAACAATCTCAAGAGGATATTAAGCGGATCAACTTGGAGGTGCATACCAAGGCTGTGAAGGAATTGAGTAGACAGATGCCAAATTTTAAATCCGAGGAGGAGAAGGCTGTTTCAATGCCTAGAGAGAAATCACATACTTTTGTCATTGAAACCAAAAAAGAGGAGTCTCCAGCGCCAATTGAAGCTCTAGAGCAGCATGAAGAGGTAAATGCGGTAGAAAATGAACCTGTAACAGAAAGCCAGGAACCAACCAACGAAGAAGAGCAGGATACATCTTCCAATGAAGTACAGGTGAAAGATGAAGTTCCTAATGAGGCGGATGAGACCTCGAAATACAAAGAGAGCATACTGCCAGAAAAGAAGGAAGAAAAACCAGAAATCACAGAGAATAAAAAGACTAGCGGATCATTTTTTGACCAATTTGATTAA
- a CDS encoding HesB/IscA family protein, which produces MLIPITITDKAQLEIKNIINNKNIPGDYALRVGVKGGGCGGMSYALGFDKAKEDDQQFELHGIQVLIEKRHIMFLMGMEIDFYEGSEARGFTFVNPDIPKRHDVED; this is translated from the coding sequence ATGCTAATACCGATTACCATTACAGATAAAGCCCAATTAGAGATCAAAAATATCATCAATAACAAAAACATCCCCGGAGATTACGCGCTGAGGGTCGGTGTAAAAGGTGGTGGCTGCGGTGGAATGTCCTACGCCTTGGGATTTGACAAAGCTAAGGAAGACGACCAACAGTTTGAACTTCACGGCATCCAAGTGCTCATTGAAAAGAGGCATATCATGTTCCTAATGGGCATGGAAATTGATTTTTACGAAGGCAGTGAAGCTAGGGGCTTTACTTTCGTTAATCCTGATATCCCCAAAAGACATGATGTGGAAGATTAA
- the folB gene encoding dihydroneopterin aldolase — protein MGKVSLEGIEFHAFHGVFTEEKKLGNRFTVDIHVDTNFRKAMLEDDLSETVDYAKLYQIAKSHMEEPVKLLEHLGHLMLQDILKEYPALKGVDIIIKKHNPALGGVVNYSVVKVSYPEDYQ, from the coding sequence ATGGGAAAAGTATCATTAGAAGGGATTGAGTTCCATGCTTTCCATGGTGTTTTTACTGAGGAGAAGAAGCTTGGAAATAGGTTTACGGTTGATATCCATGTTGATACCAATTTTAGAAAGGCCATGTTGGAGGATGACTTGAGTGAAACGGTGGATTATGCCAAGCTGTATCAGATAGCCAAATCACATATGGAAGAGCCCGTGAAGCTTTTGGAACATCTAGGCCATTTGATGTTGCAGGATATCTTGAAAGAATATCCCGCTTTGAAAGGAGTGGATATAATTATTAAAAAGCATAATCCGGCACTTGGCGGAGTGGTCAATTACTCTGTAGTAAAAGTTTCTTATCCAGAAGATTATCAATAA
- a CDS encoding WD40 repeat domain-containing protein, whose product MSKIQVSKLYTLTGHNDSIYALAEGKNPRYFYTGAGDGMVVQWDLDAPKDGKLIAKLPHSVYALEVDQERNLLFIGHNFEGVHVIDLNTNQEIWSLKITDQSIFDIKVYNDKAFVGTGDGIITVLDVNERSVIKHIKLGEKNIRVMDIDQGKGHLAVGASDNTVKVFDLKDFSPIVKLDGHTNSVFALSYSPNGEFLISGGRDAQLKIWNAGLYQELESIVAHMYAINYLDFREDGKYFVTCSMDKSIKLWESATFQLKKVIDKSRHAGHGTSVNKVLWSRYSQQIIAISDDRTISIWEVEL is encoded by the coding sequence ATGTCAAAAATTCAAGTAAGTAAACTATATACCCTAACTGGGCACAACGATAGTATTTATGCCTTGGCCGAGGGGAAAAATCCACGATATTTTTATACAGGAGCTGGAGATGGGATGGTCGTGCAGTGGGATCTTGATGCTCCCAAAGATGGGAAACTCATCGCCAAACTTCCCCATTCTGTGTATGCTTTGGAAGTGGATCAGGAGCGGAACCTGCTTTTTATTGGTCATAATTTTGAAGGGGTCCATGTAATTGATTTAAATACAAATCAGGAAATTTGGTCATTGAAAATCACCGATCAATCTATATTCGATATTAAAGTTTATAATGATAAGGCATTCGTTGGTACAGGTGATGGTATTATTACTGTCTTGGATGTCAATGAACGGTCCGTTATAAAGCATATTAAATTGGGAGAAAAAAATATCCGTGTAATGGATATTGATCAAGGAAAAGGCCATTTAGCCGTGGGAGCAAGCGATAATACGGTTAAGGTTTTTGATCTGAAAGATTTTTCACCCATTGTCAAATTGGATGGTCACACAAATTCGGTTTTTGCTTTGTCCTATTCTCCCAATGGTGAATTTTTGATAAGTGGGGGGCGAGATGCGCAACTTAAAATCTGGAATGCCGGACTATACCAAGAGCTGGAAAGTATTGTGGCGCATATGTATGCGATCAACTATTTGGACTTTCGAGAAGATGGCAAATATTTTGTAACTTGTAGTATGGACAAGTCCATCAAGCTCTGGGAAAGTGCTACTTTTCAGCTGAAAAAGGTGATAGATAAATCACGGCATGCTGGGCATGGGACATCCGTAAACAAGGTACTATGGAGTAGGTACAGTCAGCAAATTATCGCTATTAGTGATGACCGTACCATTTCCATTTGGGAAGTAGAACTTTAA
- a CDS encoding DUF7935 family protein, whose amino-acid sequence MEYFVELMKIIIPAGLVIYGMYLVVVSFLSKEREARLITLKTKNTDIILPLRLQASERLCLLLERLTPNNLVRRVNNQPYSARELHGLLLSEIREEFNHNMAQQIYFSDETWDSVKTAVEEVVTLVNRSMQEVNPDEKGVELAKRVFQHSLEQKNDGISFALKQVKSEIRVYF is encoded by the coding sequence ATGGAGTATTTTGTTGAACTAATGAAGATCATCATTCCTGCTGGATTGGTGATTTATGGCATGTATTTGGTAGTGGTGTCTTTTTTATCCAAGGAGAGAGAGGCAAGATTAATTACTTTAAAAACCAAAAACACAGATATTATACTTCCTTTGCGCTTGCAGGCAAGTGAGCGGCTTTGTTTGTTGTTAGAACGGTTGACTCCTAATAATCTGGTGAGAAGGGTGAATAATCAGCCTTATTCTGCCCGAGAACTTCATGGATTGCTGTTGAGTGAGATCAGAGAAGAGTTTAACCATAATATGGCCCAGCAGATTTATTTTTCTGATGAAACATGGGATAGTGTAAAAACGGCCGTGGAAGAAGTGGTAACCTTGGTCAATCGTTCCATGCAGGAGGTTAATCCTGATGAAAAGGGCGTTGAATTGGCTAAAAGAGTGTTTCAGCATTCTTTAGAGCAAAAAAATGATGGCATTTCTTTTGCACTTAAACAAGTGAAATCTGAAATCAGGGTATATTTCTAA
- a CDS encoding DUF4268 domain-containing protein: MYKRAEITKTKKDFWTTFGQYMKPVPSADGIRVNWQNYKTHVSQVFFRMKAERDFCSIGIEINHNDTELQELVFEQFESFKKILHATLEEEWDWQLHSVDDYGKVTSKIEKRLDGVNVMDKDRWSDIISFLKPRIIALDEFWSNVKPAFEGLS; encoded by the coding sequence GTGTACAAGCGAGCAGAGATTACAAAAACCAAAAAGGATTTTTGGACCACTTTTGGGCAATATATGAAACCCGTCCCCTCAGCTGATGGAATTCGTGTCAACTGGCAAAATTACAAAACCCATGTCAGTCAGGTGTTTTTCAGGATGAAAGCAGAAAGAGACTTTTGCTCCATTGGAATCGAGATCAACCATAATGATACCGAATTGCAGGAATTGGTGTTTGAACAATTTGAGTCTTTTAAGAAAATACTACATGCTACCCTTGAAGAAGAATGGGATTGGCAGCTTCATTCAGTGGATGACTATGGAAAGGTTACCTCAAAAATTGAAAAAAGACTGGATGGGGTCAATGTGATGGATAAGGATCGCTGGTCTGATATTATCTCCTTCTTAAAACCCCGTATTATTGCCTTGGATGAATTTTGGTCCAATGTCAAACCGGCTTTTGAAGGTTTATCATAA
- a CDS encoding YkvA family protein, with product MRYRNLEPSKLLDKAKGLYQSKADRIARSKEKLENLVHKVSDKLQVVADNPTVQEAKLYISVLVRMVKAYCNNEYRSFSPKTLTLLVLGLLYFIMPLDLIPDFILGLGYLDDLSVLLAITKSIQHDIQNFLDWERTKI from the coding sequence ATGCGATACAGAAACCTGGAACCAAGTAAGCTGTTAGATAAGGCCAAAGGATTGTACCAGTCCAAAGCGGACAGGATCGCCAGAAGCAAGGAAAAACTGGAAAACCTTGTCCATAAGGTCAGTGACAAACTGCAAGTAGTTGCAGACAACCCGACGGTCCAAGAAGCTAAACTCTATATATCAGTATTAGTCAGAATGGTAAAAGCTTACTGTAATAATGAATACAGAAGTTTTTCCCCAAAGACTTTGACCTTATTGGTTTTGGGCTTGCTGTATTTTATTATGCCTTTGGATTTAATTCCGGATTTTATTCTGGGACTAGGCTATTTGGATGATCTTTCTGTTTTGCTGGCGATCACTAAAAGCATACAGCATGATATCCAAAACTTTTTGGATTGGGAAAGAACCAAGATTTAA
- a CDS encoding 4'-phosphopantetheinyl transferase family protein — protein MQAKIEKINPLSALAVKNIDEQENKPVDFLSFREKLSFANISHPEKKKEWKGARLAIKTALDTINMSYPGFYKDEHGKSYPMDGYGNVSLTHTQGLAAAIFHKEMPVGIDLDYVKEKVVRLGPKFLDPSEIEFLNNDPVLYTIAWSAKESIFKCQGRKGISLRQHILLNPFNIDDNIIKGKIHGTDFADHFYTVKVERQNDLVLTYTIW, from the coding sequence ATGCAAGCAAAAATAGAAAAAATTAACCCTTTATCGGCCTTGGCTGTCAAGAATATTGATGAACAGGAGAACAAACCTGTAGACTTCCTAAGCTTCAGGGAAAAGCTTTCTTTTGCCAATATAAGTCATCCTGAAAAAAAGAAAGAATGGAAAGGGGCAAGACTGGCCATCAAAACGGCTTTGGACACCATCAATATGAGCTACCCTGGCTTCTATAAGGATGAACACGGAAAATCCTACCCTATGGATGGATATGGAAATGTTTCCCTTACCCATACACAAGGCTTGGCCGCCGCCATATTTCATAAAGAAATGCCGGTTGGTATAGACTTGGATTATGTCAAGGAAAAAGTGGTAAGGTTAGGACCTAAATTCCTCGACCCTTCGGAAATTGAATTCCTTAATAATGACCCTGTATTGTATACCATCGCATGGTCTGCGAAAGAATCTATTTTTAAATGTCAAGGAAGAAAAGGCATCAGCTTAAGACAACATATTCTTCTCAATCCATTCAATATAGACGACAATATCATAAAAGGAAAAATTCACGGAACAGACTTTGCAGACCATTTCTATACGGTAAAAGTGGAAAGACAAAACGATCTGGTATTAACTTATAC
- a CDS encoding DUF6265 family protein, translated as MMKNILFSLLFLALVHYNSSAQEIIQQDDVGFSKGKMTDLAWMVGFWKGPGLNGECEELWMPQQDNTMMGVFRYIEEGKLIFTEYMAIAEEAGKINLKVKHFSANFSPWEEKDEWINFPLIKTEGQTAYFNGLTIQRVGDQMTIKLSMKHDGKSSITTFEYKKVNL; from the coding sequence ATGATGAAAAACATCCTGTTTTCACTACTGTTCTTAGCCCTGGTCCATTACAATTCCTCGGCCCAAGAAATTATTCAACAAGATGATGTTGGGTTCTCCAAGGGTAAAATGACAGATTTAGCTTGGATGGTTGGTTTCTGGAAAGGTCCTGGACTCAATGGAGAATGTGAAGAACTGTGGATGCCACAACAGGACAATACCATGATGGGAGTATTCCGCTATATCGAAGAGGGTAAGCTGATCTTCACAGAATATATGGCTATTGCTGAAGAAGCAGGAAAGATAAACCTAAAAGTCAAACACTTTAGTGCTAATTTCTCTCCTTGGGAAGAAAAAGACGAATGGATTAATTTTCCGCTGATAAAAACTGAAGGACAAACTGCTTACTTTAATGGCTTGACCATTCAAAGAGTTGGTGATCAAATGACCATAAAACTGTCCATGAAGCATGATGGAAAATCTTCCATTACCACTTTTGAGTATAAAAAGGTTAATTTATGA
- a CDS encoding thioredoxin family protein, producing the protein MSISTSVITPEVISNAMNYSQYRELIDQLLSENKTTGENHSEGMLDFTLLNLQRMKRWDKTAKVSEEAANLVKSINRKQIWLVITEGWCGDAAQIVPYFEKLAANTDKIEVRYILRDRHLAVMDQYLTNGGRSIPKLIALDAGDLEEQFEWGPRPRELQEMMSEYKKDPKGVSPEEFKKKIHLWYAKNKNKALEEELIALIS; encoded by the coding sequence ATGAGTATTTCAACTTCCGTAATTACTCCTGAAGTAATTTCAAATGCTATGAATTACTCCCAGTACAGGGAATTGATTGACCAACTATTATCAGAAAATAAAACTACTGGGGAGAATCATTCTGAAGGGATGTTGGACTTTACCCTACTGAATTTGCAGAGAATGAAAAGGTGGGATAAAACGGCGAAGGTGAGCGAAGAAGCTGCCAATCTGGTAAAGTCGATTAATAGAAAACAAATTTGGTTGGTCATCACGGAAGGTTGGTGCGGAGATGCCGCCCAAATTGTGCCTTATTTTGAAAAGCTGGCAGCGAATACTGATAAAATTGAAGTACGATATATTTTGCGTGATCGGCATCTTGCAGTCATGGACCAATATTTGACCAATGGAGGAAGATCCATTCCAAAGTTGATAGCTTTGGATGCAGGGGATTTAGAAGAGCAGTTTGAGTGGGGACCGCGTCCAAGGGAATTACAGGAAATGATGTCAGAATATAAAAAGGATCCAAAAGGAGTTTCTCCAGAAGAATTTAAGAAGAAAATCCATCTTTGGTATGCCAAAAATAAAAACAAAGCGCTTGAGGAGGAGTTGATAGCGCTAATAAGCTAA